One window from the genome of Nicotiana sylvestris chromosome 9, ASM39365v2, whole genome shotgun sequence encodes:
- the LOC104248300 gene encoding calcium uniporter protein 2, mitochondrial-like: protein MAFKKTLPERIFSAYKFTAPSSTTCRIASSSMLAKSPVSPNPEKNITRDAGDSGLFRRFLHQSLASSPVLRSLPTGEKLREKLRGMDITRDRIRLNGLVPPTQRWPELEQLGVTDARKLLRLSQLEMVKARLRKINKNWILCTEFHQICNDTCSNVDQGLEFAKMLDESGDVIVLGNVVFLRPDQVVKAMQELMPMPIANPNHEIGTNKELQQMEEKKAVIDKKAESLVRREMWCGLSCFVLQTAAFMRFTFWDLTWDVMEPICFYVTSIYCMAGFAFFLKTSKEPSFEGFFKARFSTKQKQLMKLHKFDHQRYNELRRAYYPHSASLN, encoded by the exons ATGGCGTTCAAGAAAACACTACCGGAGCGCATTTTCAGTGCATATAAATTCACTGCTCCATCCTCAACAACCTGTCGTATTGCATCCTCATCCATGTTGGCAAAATCCCCGGTTTCTCCTAATCCTGAAAAAAATATAACCCGGGATGCCGGAGACAGTGGTTTATTCCGGCGATTCCTCCACCAATCACTAGCATCCTCGCCGGTGCTCCGGTCACTACCTACCGGAGAAAAGCTTCGCGAAAAGCTACGTGGAATGGACATTACAAGAGATAGAATCAGACTTAACGGACTCGTGCCGCCGACACAGCGTTGGCCGGAGTTGGAGCAATTAGGAGTGACGGATGCAAGAAAGCTGTTAAG GTTATCACAGCTTGAGATGGTGAAAGCGAGGTTAAGGAAAATTAATAAGAACTGGATTTTGTGCACGGAATTTCATCAAATCTGTAACGATACCTGTTCCAACGTTGATCAAGGCCTAGAGTTTGCAAAGATGTTGGACGAGTCGGGAGATGTGATTGTTTTGGGGAACGTAGTTTTTCTTCGGCCTGACCAG GTGGTAAAAGCAATGCAAGAACTAATGCCAATGCCCATAGCCAACCCAAATCATGAAATAGGAACAAACAAGGAGCTTCAACAAATGGAGGAGAAAAAAGCAGTAATTGACAAGAAAGCAGAATCATTGGTACGTAGAGAGATGTGGTGTGGACTAAGTTGCTTCGTACTTCAGACAGCAGCTTTCATGCGGTTCACTTTTTGGGACTTAACATGGGATGTCATGGAACCCATTTGTTTTTACGTAACATCCATATATTGCATGGCTGGTTTTGCTTTCTTCCTTAAAACGTCCAAAGAACCTTCTTTTGAAGGTTTCTTTAAGGCACGTTTTAGTACAAAGCAAAAACAACTCATGAAACTTCATAAGTTCGATCATCAAAGGTATAATGAGCTACGGAGAGCCTACTATCCTCATTCAGCATCACTTAATTAA